One Tenebrio molitor chromosome 2, icTenMoli1.1, whole genome shotgun sequence genomic region harbors:
- the LOC138122808 gene encoding receptor-type tyrosine-protein phosphatase mu-like isoform X10, translated as MCQRTCLETSTPDEQTPLKNIAPQNTKLYSKKVKVAELEQYVTESLNNGELERQHALFPRGQTKPWERGALKENKSKNRYTNLMAYDHTRVVLQWINGNKNSDYINANYIDGYNVRKAYIATQGPKISTVHDFWRMIWQENVLHVAMLANIYEGKKKKVEKYWPDQNESLSFGDITVYHMSGQVFADYEQRTFKVCFNNQTRKLQQYHFSSWPDHGVPLYSQSLVPFLQKIQQIPLDSKSPVVVHCSAGVGRTGTILLCDICLRMAAKEDAVDMLRTLQQLRDQRANMVDNIQQYKLAHLVILECLVGKQTGIPCSEIETEVKKLLSGDRISQQMRYLKDTAWQDKTMKSVASNDAFVVVQEKNRFQNIVPEIQGCMFLSRYPIHDDTSTYINAVRVDGFRCPGRFIVTQQPMPNTLGDFWRLVHEKETTVIVSLNPVNPKNKTSCLFWPTEKQPELTPVDYITLKHATTLSLDSYNLTTIRMHINASEEYTVVQIISMKDWPAKKNCPKKIEDFLTFCEESYVISRQSSSVVVTCFDGVLASGVYVAMSFVIEKMKLEQICDVCQAVRTVRHNRNEFVQNEEQFAFLYKAAEAYITGFQFYANFS; from the exons ATGTGCCAACGTACTTGTC TTGAAACGAGCACTCCAGATGAACAAACTCCTCTGAAAAATATAGCTccacaaaatacaaaattgtaTTCCAAAAAAGTCAAAGTAGCAGAGTTGGAACAATACGTGACGGAGTCCCTCAACAATGGTGAACTAGAACGTCAGCATGCG TTGTTCCCTCGAGGACAGACCAAACCATGGGAACGAGGAGCCTTGAAAGAGAACAAGTCCAAAAATCGCTACACCAATCTCATGGCTT ATGACCATACTAGAGTGGTACTTCAATGGATCAACGGTAACAAAAACTCTGACTACATCAATGCTAATTACATCGAC GGTTACAACGTTCGAAAAGCTTACATAGCGACTCAGGGTCCAAAAATATCAACAGTTCACGATTTCTGGAGAATGATTTGGCAGGAAAACGTGCTACACGTGGCCATGTTGGCGAACATCTACGAAGGTAAAAAG aaaaaagttgaaaagtACTGGCCCGATCAAAACGAGAGCTTATCATTTGGGGACATAACAGTGTATCACATGTCCGGACAAGTATTCGCCGACTACGAACAAAGAACCTTCAAAGTGTGTTTCAACAACCAAACTAGAAAGCTCCAGCAGTACCACTTCTCGTCGTGGCCGGACCACGGTGTGCCTCTCTACTCCCAAAGCCTCGTACCCTTCTTGCAAAAAATCCAACAAATCCCCTTAGATTCCAAATCACCGGTCGTCGTCCACTGCAGCGCGGGAGTCGGCAGAACCGGTACCATCCTCTTGTGCGACATCTGCCTGAGAATGGCCGCAAAAGAGGACGCCGTCGACATGCTAAGAACCCTCCAGCAACTCCGAGACCAAAGAGCCAACATGGTCGACAACATCCAACAGTACAAACTCGCCCATCTGGTCATTTTGGAATGCTTGGTCGGTAAGCAGACCGGAATCCCGTGCAGCGAAATCGAGACAGAAGTGAAGAAGTTGCTGTCGGGCGACAGAATCAGCCAACAGATGCGCTACCTGAAGGATACGGCCTGGCAGGATAAAACCATGAAATCTGTAGCCTCCAACGACGCGTTCGTCGTGGTCCAAGAGAAAAACCGCTTCCAGAACATCGTCCCAG AAATTCAAGGTTGCATGTTTTTGTCACGTTACCCCATCCACGACGACACCTCCACCTACATCAACGCCGTCAGAGTGGACGGTTTCCGCTGTCCCGGCAGGTTCATAGTCACGCAACAACCCATGCCCAACACGCTGGGCGACTTTTGGAGGCTCGTCCACGAGAAGGAGACCACAGTGATAGTGTCCCTCAACCCGGTCAACCCGAAAAACAAAACCTCGTGCCTGTTTTGGCCCACAGAAAAGCAACCAGAACTGACCCCCGTTGACTACATCACACTCAAGCACGCCACCACCTTGTCCTTGGATTCCTACAACTTGACGACCATACGCATGCACATCAATGCCTCAGAA GAGTACACCGTCGTCCAAATTATCTCGATGAAGGACTGGCCGGCCAAGAAAAACTGCCCGAAGAAAATCGAAGATTTTCTCACGTTCTGCGAAGAATCTTACGTCATATCAAGACAATCTAGTTCTGTTGTGGTGACTTGCTT CGATGGAGTGCTGGCTTCTGGCGTCTACGTTGCCATGTCTTTCGTCATCGAAAAAATGAAGCTTGAACAAATATGCGACGTGTGTCAAGCGGTCAGAACTGTAAGGCACAACCGCAACGAATTCGTACAAAATGAAGAACAATTCGCTTTCTTGTACAAAGCTGCGGAGGCTTACATCACCGGATTTCAGTTTTACGCTAATTTTAGTTGA
- the LOC138122808 gene encoding receptor-type tyrosine-protein phosphatase mu-like isoform X6 produces MQFEISNRYVFFLILVINVLYSNCQSSFFMVHNLKKNEYYCITNSTYALSWLADEKGTQESETESQFIPHAPLFRLGIEGDDSKWTYVYRNNQRILDRRWETIRTYKTVEKKNDTLQFITVASKLKQNFQISLSIRISKQAHILLCDGEIIEESNCYWFLLMAFGGTKTELRKCARGTIPVLSNVTVSKSCETPIQTIMHNNSDSQYLTNKEWRHFELSKKDNRFSFKRLNNKDAIIQYDDGQNVYSVTHMMIHSKDTVTGLWKIHKVPYFYTNYSTNQQTTVERNPKNGVVCLSLFVKMCSNCKITLTLSEANNESNILKEETYSSQETWKEIKLFVDNVQTNSTLFISTIANNQRDVFWNIEPHIRECNNTEHRMIKSRRKLKCQLISNKDDDVISLDDDAKPTVLENNCADDAVTRHCIPCPLFLNQTCGQLKVCEKDGTELKCSCSAGWKYPTCGSKCDSGSYGMNCKKRCGHCSRHSCDFDNGKCEPCSDNYVGAKCDMPPGQVFSEPPVVSDIKYSEAKVKVENFELLNKKHTDSPDSYYVEYRKAEGNSEWMASDQRNPFNKSAIIKLQYLEPNTKYIVRGIIITINDKIFIDEQLPHAAFTTKCYEIKDEDFISNSYNTSIRVTFKSKTLTQFCNFTISLIGTSHAKESSHPKPIRYNIQQNTIFPLKLENDTYCFKNLTPYTNYQIIVKKNQTKLDRAVRTIEGVPGAIVNLGIKDIRDSSARLTWQSPENFNGQFVKYVVRYQLVSHKSCKTSNGKTFPIKQLSAEETDVTVSGLVPYAKYSFSVSAWNRKIEGPPVNVTQDTFASDTISDDEIPELKWKIEARSVKLHYSSMACSIMRGSLQIRIKKSCSNEWCDNFVEKEKECDFENTFCLVHVIPYSDYTFNIKFCRNSTCAKTVRSKSFQTLSDPPNVVRDLTIFSKNENSISIRWMPPYPPTGKLDLYKVTYEEVDNNNNKGEMETFKDLPCTLWPGYQCITLSRLEKIKKYSIKVQAKNEHPNSFGQTAVVVGTPKIEPSKKPNNLTIHWNLQNDFELTWGHPNETSGLITFFNISVLYHNSTKNNLHDSFPVTNYKPFYEYKIEEKRLLKSTPFRIRIEAFNGYNGEELVKNDTSPPALPLFSTEPKISTSNDTITIEISPIKSTNRDDTKKYELFLFLLDENFNNHDNVKSLTRLQENHHVNLSKFKILYQCQLKSPVHFKIGQDNYTINDCNRSSSSSLKQATTYNVTILLTNTIENKSSYKLYSYQVHTLGEPVDVPQDLRLLGLLSLLLIIPIAIAFRKFLVKSKSSNNREDYERNTETYSKPVKITKYPDYVKNSLKNDELVRQHKEILNTVKIYETIIDDILIDYLDTEYIDGQHVKKSHLAAKVPEPDKFALFWKLIWQENIKHIILLDNHLEDKQETDENYWHVKDEDLRHHKLSLTFKSCDIFFDYECRKFILTFKKTSRHIVLYRYCSWWNTSTSLFSLPLMFFFLMTSKVPLDSKSPILVQCSTGVEGTGLALLCDISFRTANRDGTIDIFKISHRLAKCDPNLINNINYYLLAHFIIFEYCFKIDTTFKCDSFQTNTPILFSEEQIHKYFKYVQETQWLDTIKRTRKTGNKSVRKELSLSAPYCLDYDDVSACFGVETINCFRCPGKFTITKEPTPDTLFQFWNFVGNKNISVIVSVNKITLNRIWPDRNMPQITLTKKINLVHRDSKIFDSYDWITVQITIGDKTKIIEIIVMKNWSSEATRPENVADFVNFCNETNAILKKSNSVLVMSHNGIKDSGLYIAMLYNIKKIEVEGVCDVPTSVRMVRNHSPEFRINEGDFTFLFEATENYLKEAQLYEVI; encoded by the exons AATCACAATTTATTCCACATGCACCTTTGTTCCGATTGGGTATTGAAGGTGATGATTCCAAGTGGACTTATGTGTACAGAAATAATCAAAGAATTTTGGATAGACGATGGGAGA CAATACGCACATACAAAACAGTTGAAAAGAAGAATGATACATTACAGTTTATCACTGTGGccagtaaattaaaacaaaatttccaaatttcattATCGATTCGTATTTCAAAACAAGCCCATATACTCCTTTGCGATGGAGAAATAATAGAAGAGTCAAATTGTTATTGGTTCTTACTGATGGCATTTGGAGGAACTAAAACAGAACTACGAAAGTGTGCACGTGGAACCATACCTGTTCTTAGCAATGTAACAGTATCTAAATCTTGCGAAACGCCGATCCAAACAATAATG CATAACAACAGTGACAGTCAGTACCTAACTAATAAGGAATGGCGTCATTTCGAACTTTCGAAAAAGGATAATAGATTCTCTTTCAAACGACTAAATAATAAAGACGCTATAATACAATATGATGATGGTCAAAATGTCTACAGTGTAACTCATATGATGATTCACAGTAAAGATACTGTCACTGGTCTTTGGAAAATTCACAAAG TTCCATATTTTTATACCAACTATAGTACAAATCAACAAACCACAGTAGAAAGAAATCCGAAAAATGGAGTTGTCTGTCTGTCATTGTTCGTAAAAATGTGTTCCAATTGCAAGATAACATTAACACTAAGTGAAGCAAATAATGaaagtaatattttaaaagagGAAACGTACTCATCTCAG GAAACGTGGAAAGAAATTAAGCTGTTTGTGGATAACGTGCAGACCAATTCGACTCTCTTTATTTCTACAATAGCCAATAATCAAAGGGATGTATTTTGGAATATCGAACCACATATTAGGGAATGTAATAATACTG AGCATCGCATGATCAAATCaagacgaaaattaaaatgtcaactTATTTCTAACAAAGACGACGATGTTATTTCATTAGACGATGACGCAAAACCGACCG ttttagaaaataactgCGCTGACGACGCTGTCACCAGACATTGCATTCCTTGTCCATTATTTCTAAATCAAACATGTGGTCAGCTCAAAGTTTGCGAAAAAGATGGAACAGAACTCAAATGTTCGTGTTCAGCCGGATGGAAATATCCAACTTGTGGCTCTA AATGTGATTCGGGATCTTATGGCatgaattgtaaaaaaaggTGCGGGCATTGTTCCAGACACTCCTGTGATTTCGACAACGGAAAATGTGAGCCGTGTTCTGATAACTACGTTGGTGCTAAATGTGACATGC CACCGGGCCAAGTCTTCAGTGAACCTCCTGTTGTCAGCGATATCAAATACAGTGAAGCCAAAgtaaaagtagaaaatttcgaattgctcAATAAGAAACACACAGACTCACCAGATAGTTATTACGTAGAGTACAGA AAAGCTGAAGGAAATAGTGAGTGGATGGCTTCTGATCAACGCAATCCTTTTAATAAATCCGCAATTATTAAACTTCAATATTTAGAGCCAAATACGAAATACATCGTGAGGGGCATTATCATCACAATTaatgataaaatttttatcgacGAGCAATTACCCCACGCCGCATTTACAACGAAATGTTACG AGATCAAAGACGAGGATTTTATATCGAATTCGTACAACACCAGCATAAGAGTGACGTTCAAGTCCAAG ACTTTGacacaattttgtaattttaccaTCAGTTTAATTGGCACATCGCACGCAAAAGAATCATCTCATCCGAAACCGATAAGATACAACATACAACAAAATACAATATTTCCactaaaattagaaaatgatacttattgttttaaaaacttaACACCTTACacaaattatcaaattattgtcaaaaaaaatcaaacaaaacttGACAGAGCGGTACGGACAATTGAAGGAG TTCCAGGTGCAATAGTAAATCTTGGAATAAAGGACATACGAGATTCGAGTGCTCGTTTAACATGGCAATCACCTGAAAATTTCAACGgtcaatttgtaaaatatgtgGTTAGATATCAG CTTGTGTCGCATAAAAGCTGTAAAACTTCAAATGGTAAAACCTTTCCCATAAAGCAACTAAGCGCGGAAGAGACTGATGTCACAGTATCTGGTTTAGTTCCCTAtgcaaaatattcattttCGGTGTCAGCTTGGAATAGAAAGATTGAAGGACCTCCAGTGAATGTAACTCAAGACACATTTGCGTCAG ATACAATATCTGATGATGAAATTCCTGAATTAAAGTGGAAAATCGAGGCTCGTTCTGTAAAACTGCATTATTCTTCGATGGCCTGTAGCATTATGAGAGGTTCTTTACAAATTAGAATCAAAAAGAGCTGTTCCAATGAATGGTGTGACAATTTTGTTGAGAAAGAGAAAGAATGCGATTTTGAAAACACATTCTGTTTAGTTCATGTTATTCCTTATTCGGACTATACtttcaatattaaattttgtcgAAACAGCACTTGTGCAAAAACTGTGAGATCAAAATCATTTCAAACCTTGTCAGACCCCCCTAATGTGGTAAGAGATCTaacgattttttcaaaaaatgaaaattccaTATCAATTCGATGGATGCCACCGTATCCTCCAACGGGGAAGTTGGACCTTTATAAAGTTACTTATGAAGAagtagataataataataataaaggaGAAATGGAAACTTTCAAAGATTTACCTTGCACACTTTGGCCAGGATATCAATGCATTACACTAAGTcggttggaaaaaattaagaaatattcTATAAAA GTTCAAGCTAAAAATGAACATCCAAATAGTTTTGGTCAGACAGCAGTAGTTGTGGGAACCCCTAAAATCG AACCATCGAAAAAGCCAAATAATCTTACCATCCATTGGAATCTTCAAAACGACTTCGAACTAACATGGGGTCATCCTAATGAAACCAGCGGACTAATCACGTTCTTTAATATCTCAGTTCTTTACCACaattctacaaaaaataatcttCATGATAGTTTTCCTGTTACTAATTACAAGCCTTTCTACGAATATAAA ATAGAAGAAAAacgtttattaaaatcgactccaTTCAGGATTAGAATTGAAGCATTTAATGGTTACAATGGCGAAGAATTAGTTAAGAATGACACGAGCCCTCCTGCTCTTCCTTTGTTCTCCACCGAACCAAAAATTTCCACTTCAAATGATACAATAACGATAGAGATCTCGCCAATCAAAAGTACCAATAGAGACGATACAAAGAaatatgaattatttttatttttattggatGAAAACTTCAACAACCATGACAATGTAAAATCGTTAACACGATTACAAGAGAACCACCACGTAAACTTATCCAAATTCAAGATTTTATACCAATGTCAACTAAAAAGTCCTGTGCACTTTAAAATTGGTCAAGATAATTATACGATAAATGATTGTAATAGGAGCTCGAGTTCATCTTTAAAACAAGCAACCACTTATAACGTCACAATCTTATTAACCAACactattgaaaataaaagcaGCTACAAGCTGTACTCTTATCAGGTTCATACTTTGGGCGAACCCGTCGACGTGCCACAAGATTTACGTCTACTGGGTCTATTATCGCTGTTACTTATAATTCCCATCGCTATTGCATTTAGAAAATTTCTAGTGAAATCC AAGTCAAGCAATAATAGGGAAGATTACGAACGAAACACTGAAACTTATTCGAAACCCGTCAAAATAACTAAATATCCCGATTACGTTAAAAATTCCCTAAAAAATGATGAACTTGTACGTCAACATAAG GAAATTCTCAATACAGTTAAGATTTACGAAACCATAATCGACGATATTTTAATAGACTACTTGGACACAGAATATATTGAC GGTCAGCACGTGAAGAAATCCCATCTGGCTGCCAAGGTACCGGAACCAGATAAATTTGCTTTATTCTGGAAACTCATCTGGCAAGAAAATATCAAGCACATTATTCTTCTCGATAACCATTTGGAAGACAAACAG GAAACTGATGAGAATTACTGGCACGTAAAAGACGAAGACTTACGACATCACAAACTTTCCCTCACCTTCAAATCTTGCGACATTTTCTTCGATTACGAATGCCGAAAGTTCATTCTTACCTTCAAGAAGACATCGCGACAT ATCGTCTTGTACCGGTACTGTTCGTGGTGGAACACCTCTACTTCTCTTTTTTCGTTACCTTTGATGTTCTTTTTCCTAATGACATCTAAAGTTCCTTTGGATTCCAAATCACCCATCTTGGTTCAGTGCAG TACGGGTGTGGAAGGAACGGGTTTGGCTCTGCTGTGTGACATTTCTTTTAGAACTGCCAATCGAGATGGTACTatcgatattttcaaaatcagTCATAGATTGGCCAAATGTGACCCAAATCTGATCAACAACATCAACTACTACCTGTTAGctcatttcataatttttgaatattgttttaaaattgatacCACCTTCAAATGTGATTCGTTTCAGACAAATACACCCATATTGTTCAGTGAAGAACAGATTCACAAATACTTCAAATATGTCCAAGAAACACAATGGCTTGATACCATAAAACGTACTCGTAAAACAGGCAACAAATCTG TTCGCAAAGAATTAAGTTTGAGTGCACCTTATTGTCTCGATTACGACGATGTATCTGCATGTTTCGGTGTAGAGACGATTAATTGTTTCAGATGTCCTGGAAAATTTACGATAACGAAAGAACCAACACCTGACACTCTCTTCCAGTTCTGGAACTTCGTTGGAAATAAAAACATCTCCGTTATAGTATCAGTgaataaaattactttaaatcGTATATGGCCCGACAGGAACATGCCACAAATTACACTTACAAAAAAGATAAATCTCGTACACCGAGACTCCAAAATATTCGATTCTTACGACTGGATAACAGTGCAGATAACAATCGGTGACAAAACT aaaataattgaaattattgttatGAAAAACTGGTCCTCAGAGGCTACTCGTCCTGAAAACGTTGCTGATTTCGTCAACTTTTGTAATGAAACgaacgcaattttaaaaaagtctAATTCAGTCTTGGTGATGAGCCA taatggCATCAAGGATTCCGGTCTGTACATCGCCATGCTgtataacattaaaaaaattgaagtcgAAGGAGTATGTGACGTTCCTACTTCTGTGAGAATGGTTCGAAATCACAGCCCAGAATTTAGAATCAatgaa GGAGACTTCACTTTCTTGTTCGAAGCAacggaaaattatttaaaggaGGCTCAACTATACGAAGTAATTTAG